GGAATGGGATTTGCTTTGCGGGTGTCTGAAGTTTCCAGACAGCATGATCGTGGTCTGGGCCTTGTGCGCAAACGGGTCTGGCCCGGGAAGGAGCACTGGACTTTTCACATTCTGTAACGTTTCTAAAGTATCCCACGTGCACAGCAGTTAGAAATCTGCACGCCGAGCCTGTCATTTGCGTTTGTTCTTTGCCGGATCAGGTTCTCAGAATCCAGTAGCGTATCTGCTGTGTGCAGTGATGTTGAATTGGATCGCCCTGTCACAGTTCCACTGCGAATCATAGTAGCAGCTCTGCGTACTCTGAAGAACATCAACAATTGTTGCTATTTTGACCTGGTCATTTTCCGATAAGCTGATTGCACCATTCAGGCATAGGAATTTGGTTTTCAGATACTGAATGTGGTGCATTGCGCTGCTCTCTGCATGCAGGTGGCGAGCTGGGGAGCGTATCTGTTGTCACGCAACATCCTGGCCATGTCGTTCGCTCCGCGGGACTCGCACGAGGCGCAGGTGCAGTTCGCGCTGGAACGCGGGGTGCCGGCGATGATCGGCGTCCTCGCCTCCAACAGGCTCACCTATCCTGCGCGCGCCTTCGACATGGCGCATTGCTCCCGCTGCCTCATCCCCTGGCAGCTCTACGGTATGTACCATTCTGATTGCACCTCAAACCATCATCCATCGAATAACTTTCGGTCGGATTAAATTGTGCACATGGACACGCAGATGGGCTGTACTTGATCGAGGTGGATCGCATTCTACGTCCCGGGGGCTACTGGATCCTGTCCGGGCCACCGATCAACTGGAAGAAGCACTGGAAGGGGTGGCAGAGGACCAGGGAGGACCTCAACGCAGAGCAGCGAGCCATCGAGTCTGTCGCTAAGAGCCTGTGCTGGAAGAAGATCAAGGAGGTTGGCGACATTGCGATCTGGCAAAAGCCTACCAACCACATCCACTGCAAGGCCTCCCGCAGAATCATCAAGTCCCCGCCGTTCTGCTCCAATAAAAACCCAGACGCTGCCTGGTAAAGTGATTACTTGGTTACTTACACTGCCACATTATCCATTCTGAAGTCCAACTCACGGCCATGATTCATGACTGTAGGTACGAGAAGATGGAGGCTTGTATAACTCCGCTCCCGGAGGTTAGTGACATCAAGGAGGTCGCCGGCGGTGAGCTGAAGAAGTGGCCGCAGAGGCTCACCGCCATGCCACCCAGGATTGCTAGTGGCAGTATTGAGGGGGTCACTGCCGAAATGTTTAACGAAGACACCAGGTTATGGAAGAAGAGAGTTGGGCACTACAAGTCCGTGATAAGCCAGTTTGGGCAGAAGGACCGGTACCGCAACTTGCTGGATATGAATGCACGCTTTGGCGGCTTCGCTGCGGCATTGGCGGGTGACCCTATGTGGGTGATGAACATGGTCCCAACCATTGGAAATTCAACGACTCTTGGGGTGATATATGAGCGTGGCCTCATTGGAAACTACCAAGACTGGTGAGTTCTCGCACTGCAAACATGGCTCCTCTTATGACGGTGATGAGgatcatgcatgcatttgttggGGTGAGTAATCTCTCTGTTGTATCACTGCAGGTGCGAGGGCATGTCGACCTATCCCCGGACCTACGACCTCATTCATGCTGATTCAGTTTTCAGTCTGTACAAGGACAGGTAAACACAAGCCACAGTTGGCTAACTCAAAGTGTATAAGCTGTTTTCACCTGGTTACAATCTGATAAATTTGAGCTTGTGGTTTGCAAGGTGCGAGATGGACACCATCCTGCTGGAAATGGACAGAATCCTGAGGCCGGAGGGCACGGTGATCATCAGGGACGACGTGGACCTGCTAGTGAAGATAAAGAGCGTCGCGGACGGGATGAGATGGAATAGCCAGATCGTGGACCACGAAGATGGTCCGCTCGTCCGGGAGAAGCTCCTCCTTGTTGTGAAGACATACTGGACACTCGGGGACGAGAAACAATAGCAACGCCCCGAAATAAGCATGAGAAATTGACAGATACTGGGCAAATATCACAACTGGCTTCCTCTCACCGTGTTCGCCCTATGGTTTTGAAGTTTTATCTTGT
This region of Triticum aestivum cultivar Chinese Spring chromosome 2D, IWGSC CS RefSeq v2.1, whole genome shotgun sequence genomic DNA includes:
- the LOC123054138 gene encoding probable methyltransferase PMT15; protein product: MAVGAKLHLSPAARRPTLPQLLAVALLCSASYLAGVWHHGGFTAAPAAGGGASPSLVSIATTTAASVACVSPTTAAVARVGGAPLDFAAHHAADDTEVNAAPAPRAYEACPAKHSEYTPCEDVERSLRFPRDRLVYRERHCPAEGERLRCLVPAPRGYRTPFPWPASRDVAWFANVPHKELTVEKAVQNWIHVDGDKFRFPGGGTMFPHGAGAYIDDIGRLIPLHDGSIRTALDTGCGVASWGAYLLSRNILAMSFAPRDSHEAQVQFALERGVPAMIGVLASNRLTYPARAFDMAHCSRCLIPWQLYDGLYLIEVDRILRPGGYWILSGPPINWKKHWKGWQRTREDLNAEQRAIESVAKSLCWKKIKEVGDIAIWQKPTNHIHCKASRRIIKSPPFCSNKNPDAAWYEKMEACITPLPEVSDIKEVAGGELKKWPQRLTAMPPRIASGSIEGVTAEMFNEDTRLWKKRVGHYKSVISQFGQKDRYRNLLDMNARFGGFAAALAGDPMWVMNMVPTIGNSTTLGVIYERGLIGNYQDWCEGMSTYPRTYDLIHADSVFSLYKDRCEMDTILLEMDRILRPEGTVIIRDDVDLLVKIKSVADGMRWNSQIVDHEDGPLVREKLLLVVKTYWTLGDEKQ